One Aphidius gifuensis isolate YNYX2018 linkage group LG3, ASM1490517v1, whole genome shotgun sequence DNA window includes the following coding sequences:
- the LOC122851420 gene encoding 28S ribosomal protein S28, mitochondrial, with product MFIRSLKCIVDPVCLRRGMSVTTSNIIRNLCSKIDGDNEKNINLEKQDDKDDKIGSFAKAFEKFNQPEPIKQTEAPQTFAKLLRNSKLINLGDPEGKVITGKIFHIVGDDLYIDFDWKFHCVCARPLKNSQDYVRGATVRLRIKDLELSTKFLGASKDLTILEADCTLLGLIDTPRRPRPNA from the exons atgtttattagAAGTTTAAAGTGTATTGTTGATCCAGTATGTCTGAGACGTGGCATGTCAGTGACAACATCAAATATTATAAGAAATTTGTGTAGTAAAATTGATggtgataatgaaaaaaatattaatttagaaaaacaagatgataaagatgataaaattgGAAGTTTTGCTAAggcttttgaaaaatttaatcaacctGAACCGATAAAACAAACTGAAGCACCCCAAACATTTGCAAAATTATTgagaaattcaaaattaataaat cTTGGTGATCCAGAGGGTAAAGTTATaactggaaaaatatttcacatTGTTGGTGATGATTTGTACATTGATTTCGACTGGAAATTTCACTGTGTCTGTGCAAGACCTCTAAAAAATTCTCa gGATTATGTAAGAGGAGCAACTGTTCGTCTTCGAATAAAAGATTTagaattatcaacaaaatttttaggTGCATCAAAAGATTTGACAATATTAGAAGCAGATTGCACTCTTCTAGGATTGATTGACACACCAAGACGTCCTCGTCCAAATgcataa
- the LOC122851411 gene encoding acid phosphatase type 7 has product MTRMMFILALIGLAIGGVLGVVEYQPEAVHLSFGETIHDIVVTWSTRDNTNSSIVEYGIGGLILTAKGTRKLFIDEGNEKRQQYIHRVNLVNLTPGQKYVYHCGSRFGWSSIFYVTIPPDSPTWKPQVVIFGDMGNENAQSLGRLQEEAQRGLYDAAIHIGDFAYDMNTDNAKVGDEFMKQIKGIAAYLPYMTVPGNHEESHNFSNYRARFSMPGNTEGLFYSFDMGPVHFIGIETESYYFMNYGIKQLVKQYEWLEKDLQKANDARHERPWIVTFGHRPMYCSNENADDCTNHESLVRVGLPIFRWFGLEELFYKYQVDLELWAHEHSYERLWPIYNFQVYSGSYNQPYKNPHAPVHIVTGSAGCKEGREKFIPKQPKWSAYRSSDYGYTRLKAFNKTHLYIEQVSDDKKGAVLDSVWLIKDKPHPEYPILV; this is encoded by the exons atgacaagaatgatgtttattttggCTTTAATTGGACTTGCAATTGGTGGTGTACTTGGTGTTGTTGAGTATCAACCAGAAGCAGTGCATCTTTCATTTGGAG aaactATTCATGATATTGTTGTGACATGGAGTACTAGAGACAAtacaaattcatcaattgttgAGTATGGTATTGGTGGTCTTATATTGACAGCAAAAGGAACAAGAAAACTTTTTATCGATGAAGGAAATGAAAAACGTCAACAGTATATTCACAGAGTTAatcttgttaatttaacaccAGGACAAAAATAtg TTTATCATTGTGGAAGTAGATTTGGTTGGTCGAGTATATTTTACGTAACAATACCACCAGATTCACCAACATGGAAGCCACAAGTTGTTATATTTGGTGACATGGGAAATGAAAATGCTCAAAGTCTTGGAAGACTACAAGAAGAAGCACAACGTGGTCTTTATGATGCTGCTATTCATATTGGTGATTTTGCATATGACATGAATACAGATAATGCAAAAGTTGGTGATGAATTTATGAAACAAATTAAAGGTATTGCTGCTTATTTGCCATACATGACTGTTCCTGGTAATCATGAAGAAAGTcataattttagtaattacag aGCACGATTTAGTATGCCAGGTAATACTGAGGGActtttttatagttttgatATGGGACCAGTACATTTTATTGGTATTGAAACTGAATCATATTATTTCATGAATTATGGAATAAAACAACTTGTCAAGCAGTATGAATGGCTTGAAAAAGATTTACAAAAAGCCAATGATGCAAG ACATGAACGTCCATGGATTGTAACATTTGGCCATCGTCCAATGTACTGCAGCAATGAAAATGCTGATGATTGTACAAATCATGAATCATTAGTACGTGTTGGTTTGCCAATATTTCGTTGGTTTGGTCTTGAAGAATTATTCTACAAATATCAAGTTGATTTAGAGCTTTGGGCACATGAACATAGCTATGAACGTTTATGgccaatttataattttcaagtatacaGTGGTAGTTATAATCAGCCATATAAAAATCCACATGCTCCAGTTCATATTGTAACTGGATCAGCTGGATGTAAAGAAGGaagagaaaaatttattccaaaACAACCAAAGTGGTCAGCTTATCGTAGCAGTGATTATGGCTATACAAGACTAAAGGCATTCAACAAAACTCATTTATACATTGAACAAGTATCTGATGATAAAAAAGGTGCTGTACTTGATTCAGTTTGGTTAATCAAAGATAAACCACATCCAGAATATCCAATATTAGTTTAa
- the LOC122853525 gene encoding cytochrome b5, with protein MSNEQQRKRIKTRKYIIKKSMDLLRLNIKSLKIHETINNDKTKLIKSSNCHDNNIDKKLLKIITMEEVAWHDQSDNCWIIIYDYVYDCTKFIEQHPGGHDVILEYAGRDATLAFVGTGHSDNAKKIMEKYLIGELPFNERLFRIPGGIKTI; from the exons atgAGCAA tGAACAACAAAGAAAACGtattaaaacaagaaaatatattattaaaaaaagtatggATTTATTaagattaaatattaaatcattaaaaatacatgaaactattaataatgataaaacaaaattaataaaaagctcaaattgtcatgataataatattgataaaaaattattaaaaataataacaatggaaGAAGTTGCTTGGCATGATCAAAGTGATAATTGttggataattatttatgattatgtTTATGAttgtacaaaatttattgaacaacATCCTGGTGGTCATGATGTTATTTTAGAGTATGCTGGAAGAGATGCAACACTTGCATTTGTTGGTACTGGACACTCTgataatgctaaaaaaatcatggaaaaatatttaattggtgAATTGCCATTTAATGAAAGATTATTCAGAATACCTGGAGGAATTAAaactatttaa
- the LOC122851407 gene encoding RAC serine/threonine-protein kinase gives MSGALASGSDQVVKEGWLQKRGEHIKNWRSRYFVLRDDGTLVGFKSKPDQQIAASAQPLNNFTVRGCQIMSVDRPKPFTFVIRGLQWTTVIERTFHVETEQEREDWVAAIRYVADKLANEEQQQNPQMQMTSSSEDVDMDTTTTTRTSTTTTTRSDSSGSIGMVTTDATGDGSIDELSAKFSVQGTSSSKSTGKKKVTLENFEFLKVLGKGTFGKVILCREKATGHLYAIKILRKEVIIRKDEVAHTLTENRVLRTTNHPFLISLKYSFQTADRLCFVMEYVNGGELFFHLRRSRIFGEERTRFYGAEIISALGYLHSQGIIYRDVKLENLLLDKDGHIKIADFGLCKEDITYGRTTKTFCGTPEYLAPEVLEDNDYGRAVDWWGVGVVMYEMICGRLPFYNHDHEKLFTLILLEEVKFPKTITSEARDLLGGLLIKDPNKRLGGGPNDAKDIMNHPFFSSIDWTDLVQKKIPPPFKPQVSSDTDTRYFDTEFTGESVELTPPDQGILQGSPGGLNSIAEEQEHFPQFSYQDSHSAATSSISVSITH, from the exons ATGAGTGGTGCATTGGCGTCTGGAAGTGACCAGGTCGTCAAAGAAGGCTGGTTACAAAAAcgag gtgaacatattaaaaattggcGTTCAAGATATTTTGTATTGCGAGATGATGGTACATTAGTTGGTTTTAAATCAAAACCAGATCAACAAATAGCAGCAAGTGCACAGCcacttaataattttacagtaCGTGGTTGTCAAATAATGTCTGTTGACAGACCAAAACCATTTACATTTGTCATAAGAGGTTTACAATGGACAACTGTTATTGAAAGAACATTTCATGTTGAAACTGAACAAGAAAGAGAAGATTGGGTTGCTGCAATAcg TTATGTTGCTGATAAATTGGCAAATgaagaacaacaacaaaatccaCAAATGCAAATGACATCATCATCAGAAGATGTTGATATggatacaacaacaacaacaagaacatcaacaacaacaacaacacgaTCTGATTCAAGTGGTTCAATTGGTATGGTTACAACTGATGCAACTGGTGATGGTAgtattgatgaattatcagCTAAATTTAGTGTACAAGGTACATCAAGTAGTAAAAGTactggtaaaaaaaaagtt acacttgaaaattttgaatttcttAAAGTACTTGGTAAAGGTACATTTGGCAAAGTAATATTGTGTCGTGAAAAAGCAACTGGTCATCTTTatgcaattaaaatattaagaaaagaaGTTATAATTAGAAAAGATGAAGTTGCACATACATTGACAGAAAATCGTGTTTTACGTACAACAAATCatccatttttaatt TCATTAAAATATAGTTTTCAAACAGCAGATCGTTTATGTTTTGTAATGGAATATGTTAATGGtggtgaattattttttcatttacgaCGTTCACGTATATTTGGTGAAGAACGTACACGTTTTTATGGTGCTGAAATAATATCAGCACTTGGATATTTACATTCACAAGGAATAATATATCGTGAtgttaaacttgaaaatttattattagataaaGATGGACATATTAAAATTGCTGATTTTGGTTTATGTAAAGAAGATATAACATATGGACGtacaacaaaaacattttGTGGTACACCAGAATATCTTGCACCTGAAGTACTTGAAGATAATGATTATGGACGTGCTGTTGATTGGTGGGGTGTTGGTGTTGTTATGTATGAAATGATATGTGGTCGTTTACCATTTTATAATCATgatcatgaaaaattatttaccctaatattattggaagaagttaaatttccaaaaacaataacaagtgAAGCTAGAGATTTACTTGGTGGTTTACTTATTAAAGATCCAAATAAACGTCTTGGTGGTGGTCCAAATGATGCTAAAGATATTATGAATCAtccatttttttcatcaattgattGGACTGAtcttgtacaaaaaaaaataccaccaCCATTTAAACCACAAGTATCATCTGATACTGATACACGTTATTTTGATACTGAATTTACTGGTGAAAGTGTTGAATTAACACCACCAGATCAGGGTATATTACAAGGTAGTCCTGGTGGTTTAAATTCCATTGCTGAAGAACAAGAACATTTTCCACAATTTTCTTATCAAGATAGTCATTCAGCAGCAACATCTTCCATTTCAGTTTCAATAACACACTga